The Salvelinus alpinus chromosome 35, SLU_Salpinus.1, whole genome shotgun sequence genome window below encodes:
- the LOC139564043 gene encoding zinc finger protein 516-like isoform X2 encodes MNPRESGGGGVEAMETQAGGLEVGEEGGKASHGGDGEEGEEDKASAYDCNVCGRSFPFQSSLSQHMRRHTGARPYKCPYCDHRASQKGNLKVHIRSHKLRTLTSHHPEEEEGPEEEEDGSVEVGVSEGLDGGTSPTKSSSACNRVVNGDADTEEGIGKTAVRSVKREKSSSEQRPYCCRLCGYQTQREDQLLSHIEKVHITADMEDETTPVSQEAVATEGEAGTQVTDGAFPCETCGQVFTQAWFLKSHMKKHAGLLEHCCRVCGRRFREAWFLKSHMKTHNGSKASGRGKPKADSQEAAATVNDVAQDPETNGTSTSLYQVCSKCGNLFHDRESLKAHEKIHSQAKQPTQGPRRPSDDADSLGAKRRLLDYLSLQPAVEEKPQEEKRRLGQRIPELDPVCSYQAWQLATRGRVLEPVEAYSMKATAGGEGDEVLTGGTVVYEKESSHYILEGQQRERRSGRRSSASGGGGSSHHTSPGERTPESLSDSEYRPSSRQGRRSSSSQQSQSKSTECFECGKVFRSRHQMIVHQRVHQRRDGGRGSGSGGDNRAGQGGDRWGSTSDPESGSPSRPSTPGYGNSPPASTLGEDAPEMGTANAVPLADEKPYVCSLCDFVSTESSAFLSHLRLQHTSDGRPIPNPSSSSERGTPSRVPKLKKALLHGLAQSSAPHPYLSARPSRDKCTAESSSPADSHRVAPLDLCVRAEGHRGPASSALQQKGLPSHKCSYCSHSTHYLEVLWMHQTVAHRINSSALAPKWALLKNGFKGPREGSSSRRRTGPPPALDGRECPPLPPVVRTPRTRPPSLNGGQKKDSRDRAASQPSTSSSSSTQGSSSSASGPQSVRPPRVGSCRQRGEAVPDQGQRSRSNSRPRVEIYPRGGCSTGSLEKSTAARAPQRPSAPSPSVGGTTRLVERYMLPQEGLGFMLSSKHGLAEYSRARSSPQPQPKPRSSQSHSQSHPQSQGRPRAERPAHNTTTAGQGYGASHSQTHGSAVQVSSTSSSSAQRAEVKQEEARGVETPELPMDILSFLKSCNSNDLATLYHRWGAANPLLDPTGMLRPLVRQGEYGCQECGKSFSQHSHLRTHMRSHTVVFDYNGLRGADAQTNSSEAPKQGRDRSDAASARTEPLRKGT; translated from the exons ATGAACCCCAGAGAgagcggaggaggaggagtggaggccATGGAGACCCAGGCGGGAGGGctggaggtgggggaggagggaggcaAGGCCAGCcatggaggagatggagaagagggggAAGAAGACAAGGCCTCAGCCTACGACTGCAACGTGTGTGGCCGCAGCTTCCCCTTCCAGAGCTCTCTGTCGCAGCACATGCGGCGCCACACAGGCGCACGCCCCTACAAGTGCCCCTACTGCGACCACCGCGCCTCCCAGAAGGGCAACCTCAAGGTCCACATCCGCAGCCACAAGCTGCGCACGCTCACTAGCCACCAccccgaggaggaggaggggccagaggaggaagaggacgggTCAGTTGAAGTGGGTGTGTCTGAGGGCCTGGACGGTGGAACCAGTCCGACGAAGAGCAGCTCGGCCTGTAACAGGGTCGTCAACGGAGACGCTGACACAGAAGAGGGCATAGGGAAGACGGCGGTGAGGAGCGTCAAAAGGGAGAAGTCGAGCTCTGAGCAGCGGCCATATTGCTGCCGTCTGTGCGGGTACCAGACCCAGCGCGAGGACCAACTGCTCAGTCACATCGAGAAGGTGCACATCACAGCCGACATGGAGGACGAGACTACCCCAGTGAGTCAGGAGGCAGTGGCAACGGAGGGAGAAGCAGGGACTCAGGTCACTGATGGTGCCTTCCCCTGTGAGACGTGTGGCCAGGTGTTCACACAGGCCTGGTTCCTTAAGTCCCACATGAAGAAGCACGCAGGCCTCCTTGAGCACTGTTGTCGGGTGTGCGGCCGCCGCTTCAGGGAAGCCTGGTTCCTCAAGAGCCACATGAAGACCCACAATGGCTCCAAGGCCTCCGGCCGGGGGAAACCCAAGGCAGACTCCCAAGAGGCCGCGGCCACCGTCAACGACGTGGCCCAAGACCCAGAGACCAATGGGACCTCCACAAGCCTTTACCAGGTTTGCTCCAAGTGTGGAAACCTGTTCCATGACCGAGAGAGCCTGAAGGCCCACGAGAAGATCCACAGCCAGGCTAAGCAGCCGACACAGGGCCCGAGACGACCTAGCGATGATGCGGACTCTCTCGGTGCCAAAAGGCGCCTCCTGGACTACCTCAGCCTCCAGCCAGCTGTCGAAGaaaaaccccaggaagagaagaggCGCTTAGGCCAGAGGATCCCCGAGCTGGACCCAGTTTGTAGCTACCAGGCCTGGCAGCTGGCTACGCGGGGCAGGGTTCTGGAGCCTGTGGAGGCATACAGTATGAAGGCTACGGCAGGTGGAGAAGGGGATGAGGTCCTGACTGGAGGGACCGTGGTGTACGAGAAGGAGAGCAGCCACTACATCCTGGAGGGCCAGCAGAGGGAGCGACGCTCAGGGAGACGCAGCAGCGCCAGCGGGGGAGGGGGTAGTAGCCACCACACCTCCCCCGGGGAGCGCACTCCCGAGAGCCTGAGCGACTCGGAGTACCGTCCCTCCTCCCGCCAGGGCCGACGTTCCTCCTCCTCCCAGCAGAGCCAGTCCAAGTCCACCGAGTGCTTCGAGTGCGGAAAGGTGTTCCGTAGCCGCCACCAGATGATTGTGCACCAGCGGGTCCACCAGAGGCGAGACGGGGGCAGGGGTTCCGGGTCCGGAGGGGACAACAGGGCAGGGCAAGGAGGGGACCGGTGGGGATCCACCAGTGATCCCGAATCAGGCTCCCCTAGCAGGCCCAGCACCCCAGGGTACGGGAACTCACCACCAGCCTCCACCCTGGGAGAGGACGCCCCTGAGATGGGCACCGCCAACGCAGTCCCACTGGCAG ATGAGAAGCCTTACGTCTGCAGCCTGTGTGACTTTGTCAGCACGGAGTCCTCTGCCTTCCTGTCCCATCTACGTCTCCAGCACACCAGTGACGGCCGACCTATTCCCAACCCCAGCTCCAGCTCTGAGAGAGGCACCCCCAGTAGAGTCCCTAAGCTGAAGAAGGCTCTCCTCCACGGGCTTGCTCAATCCTCTGCCCCCCACCCTTACCTCTCTGCCCGGCCGTCGAGAGACAAATGCACCGCAGAGAGCAGTTCACCCGCTGACTCTCACCGTGTTGCTCCTCTGGACCTGTGTGTGAGAGCCGAGGGCCACAGGGGCCCGGCCTCCTCAGCCCTTCAGCAGAAGGGCCTGCCCAGTCATAAGTGCTCCTACTGCTCCCACTCCACCCACTACCTGGAGGTGTTGTGGATGCACCAGACTGTCGCCCATCGCATCAACAGCAGCGCCCTGGCCCCCAAATGGGCCCTCCTGAAGAATGGCTTCAAGGGCCCCCGAGAGGGCTCGTCCTCAAGGAGACGCACGGGCCCTCCTCCCGCTCTGGATGGGAGGGAGTGTCCCCCGTTGCCCCCTGTGGTGCGCACCCCACGCACACGCCCCCCATCGTTGAATGGGGGCCAGAAGAAAGACAGCAGGGACAGGGCAGCCAGTCAACCCagcacctcttcctcctcctccacacaagggtcctcctcctctgcctcaGGCCCCCAGAGTGTGCGGCCTCCCAGGGTAGGCAGCTGCAGACAGAGAGGCGAGGCTGTGCCGGATCAGGGCCAGCGCTCTCGCTCCAACTCTAGGCCCAGAGTGGAGATCTACCCACGGGGAGGCTGCTCGACCGGCTCCCTGGAGAAGAGCACTGCAGCCAGGGCTCCCCAGCGACCCTCAGCCCCTAGCCCCAGTGTCGGAGGAACCACCAGGCTGGTGGAAAGGTACATGTTGCCTCAGGAAGGCCTGGGATTCATGCTGTCCAGCAAACACGGCCTTGCAGAGTACAGCAGAGCCAGGAGCTCgcctcagccccagcccaagcccaGGAGCTCCCAGTCCCACAGCCAGTCTCACCCACAGTCCCAGGGCAGACCCAGGGCTGAGCGCCCAGCCCACAACACCACCACGGCAGGCCAGGGCTATGGAGCCTCCCACTCCCAGACACATGGGAGCGCCGTCCAGgtatcctccacctcctcctcgtcaGCCCAGCGTGCGGAGGTGAAACAGGAGGAGGCACGGGGGGTGGAGACACCAGAGCTGCCCATGGACATCCTGAGCTTCCTGAAGAGCTGCAACTCCAATGACCTGGCGACACTCTACCACCGCTGGGGTGCCGCCAACCCCCTACTGGACCCCACAG ggaTGCTGAGGCCTCTGGTTCGACAAGGGGAATATGGCTGCCAAGAGTGCGGGAAGAGCTTCAGTCAGCACAGTCACCTCCGCACACACATGAGATCCCACACAG TCGTGTTTGATTATAACGGACTCCGAGGTGCTGACGCTCAAACCAACTCCTCGGAAGCTCCCAAACAA GGGAGAGACCGTTCCGATGCCGCCTCTGCCCGTACCGAGCCTCTCAGAAAGGGAACCTGA
- the LOC139564043 gene encoding zinc finger protein 516-like isoform X1, protein MNPRESGGGGVEAMETQAGGLEVGEEGGKASHGGDGEEGEEDKASAYDCNVCGRSFPFQSSLSQHMRRHTGARPYKCPYCDHRASQKGNLKVHIRSHKLRTLTSHHPEEEEGPEEEEDGSVEVGVSEGLDGGTSPTKSSSACNRVVNGDADTEEGIGKTAVRSVKREKSSSEQRPYCCRLCGYQTQREDQLLSHIEKVHITADMEDETTPVSQEAVATEGEAGTQVTDGAFPCETCGQVFTQAWFLKSHMKKHAGLLEHCCRVCGRRFREAWFLKSHMKTHNGSKASGRGKPKADSQEAAATVNDVAQDPETNGTSTSLYQVCSKCGNLFHDRESLKAHEKIHSQAKQPTQGPRRPSDDADSLGAKRRLLDYLSLQPAVEEKPQEEKRRLGQRIPELDPVCSYQAWQLATRGRVLEPVEAYSMKATAGGEGDEVLTGGTVVYEKESSHYILEGQQRERRSGRRSSASGGGGSSHHTSPGERTPESLSDSEYRPSSRQGRRSSSSQQSQSKSTECFECGKVFRSRHQMIVHQRVHQRRDGGRGSGSGGDNRAGQGGDRWGSTSDPESGSPSRPSTPGYGNSPPASTLGEDAPEMGTANAVPLADEKPYVCSLCDFVSTESSAFLSHLRLQHTSDGRPIPNPSSSSERGTPSRVPKLKKALLHGLAQSSAPHPYLSARPSRDKCTAESSSPADSHRVAPLDLCVRAEGHRGPASSALQQKGLPSHKCSYCSHSTHYLEVLWMHQTVAHRINSSALAPKWALLKNGFKGPREGSSSRRRTGPPPALDGRECPPLPPVVRTPRTRPPSLNGGQKKDSRDRAASQPSTSSSSSTQGSSSSASGPQSVRPPRVGSCRQRGEAVPDQGQRSRSNSRPRVEIYPRGGCSTGSLEKSTAARAPQRPSAPSPSVGGTTRLVERYMLPQEGLGFMLSSKHGLAEYSRARSSPQPQPKPRSSQSHSQSHPQSQGRPRAERPAHNTTTAGQGYGASHSQTHGSAVQVSSTSSSSAQRAEVKQEEARGVETPELPMDILSFLKSCNSNDLATLYHRWGAANPLLDPTGMLRPLVRQGEYGCQECGKSFSQHSHLRTHMRSHTGERPFRCRLCPYRASQKGNLKTHVQSVHHVHFDNAQYPDYRPPGLGCDQEEEQGDWFSPTTTDPPRPNNRPTNVTSPGPKIELETPSIFPAPPHRQQRDLRAVSETPPDRVTSA, encoded by the exons ATGAACCCCAGAGAgagcggaggaggaggagtggaggccATGGAGACCCAGGCGGGAGGGctggaggtgggggaggagggaggcaAGGCCAGCcatggaggagatggagaagagggggAAGAAGACAAGGCCTCAGCCTACGACTGCAACGTGTGTGGCCGCAGCTTCCCCTTCCAGAGCTCTCTGTCGCAGCACATGCGGCGCCACACAGGCGCACGCCCCTACAAGTGCCCCTACTGCGACCACCGCGCCTCCCAGAAGGGCAACCTCAAGGTCCACATCCGCAGCCACAAGCTGCGCACGCTCACTAGCCACCAccccgaggaggaggaggggccagaggaggaagaggacgggTCAGTTGAAGTGGGTGTGTCTGAGGGCCTGGACGGTGGAACCAGTCCGACGAAGAGCAGCTCGGCCTGTAACAGGGTCGTCAACGGAGACGCTGACACAGAAGAGGGCATAGGGAAGACGGCGGTGAGGAGCGTCAAAAGGGAGAAGTCGAGCTCTGAGCAGCGGCCATATTGCTGCCGTCTGTGCGGGTACCAGACCCAGCGCGAGGACCAACTGCTCAGTCACATCGAGAAGGTGCACATCACAGCCGACATGGAGGACGAGACTACCCCAGTGAGTCAGGAGGCAGTGGCAACGGAGGGAGAAGCAGGGACTCAGGTCACTGATGGTGCCTTCCCCTGTGAGACGTGTGGCCAGGTGTTCACACAGGCCTGGTTCCTTAAGTCCCACATGAAGAAGCACGCAGGCCTCCTTGAGCACTGTTGTCGGGTGTGCGGCCGCCGCTTCAGGGAAGCCTGGTTCCTCAAGAGCCACATGAAGACCCACAATGGCTCCAAGGCCTCCGGCCGGGGGAAACCCAAGGCAGACTCCCAAGAGGCCGCGGCCACCGTCAACGACGTGGCCCAAGACCCAGAGACCAATGGGACCTCCACAAGCCTTTACCAGGTTTGCTCCAAGTGTGGAAACCTGTTCCATGACCGAGAGAGCCTGAAGGCCCACGAGAAGATCCACAGCCAGGCTAAGCAGCCGACACAGGGCCCGAGACGACCTAGCGATGATGCGGACTCTCTCGGTGCCAAAAGGCGCCTCCTGGACTACCTCAGCCTCCAGCCAGCTGTCGAAGaaaaaccccaggaagagaagaggCGCTTAGGCCAGAGGATCCCCGAGCTGGACCCAGTTTGTAGCTACCAGGCCTGGCAGCTGGCTACGCGGGGCAGGGTTCTGGAGCCTGTGGAGGCATACAGTATGAAGGCTACGGCAGGTGGAGAAGGGGATGAGGTCCTGACTGGAGGGACCGTGGTGTACGAGAAGGAGAGCAGCCACTACATCCTGGAGGGCCAGCAGAGGGAGCGACGCTCAGGGAGACGCAGCAGCGCCAGCGGGGGAGGGGGTAGTAGCCACCACACCTCCCCCGGGGAGCGCACTCCCGAGAGCCTGAGCGACTCGGAGTACCGTCCCTCCTCCCGCCAGGGCCGACGTTCCTCCTCCTCCCAGCAGAGCCAGTCCAAGTCCACCGAGTGCTTCGAGTGCGGAAAGGTGTTCCGTAGCCGCCACCAGATGATTGTGCACCAGCGGGTCCACCAGAGGCGAGACGGGGGCAGGGGTTCCGGGTCCGGAGGGGACAACAGGGCAGGGCAAGGAGGGGACCGGTGGGGATCCACCAGTGATCCCGAATCAGGCTCCCCTAGCAGGCCCAGCACCCCAGGGTACGGGAACTCACCACCAGCCTCCACCCTGGGAGAGGACGCCCCTGAGATGGGCACCGCCAACGCAGTCCCACTGGCAG ATGAGAAGCCTTACGTCTGCAGCCTGTGTGACTTTGTCAGCACGGAGTCCTCTGCCTTCCTGTCCCATCTACGTCTCCAGCACACCAGTGACGGCCGACCTATTCCCAACCCCAGCTCCAGCTCTGAGAGAGGCACCCCCAGTAGAGTCCCTAAGCTGAAGAAGGCTCTCCTCCACGGGCTTGCTCAATCCTCTGCCCCCCACCCTTACCTCTCTGCCCGGCCGTCGAGAGACAAATGCACCGCAGAGAGCAGTTCACCCGCTGACTCTCACCGTGTTGCTCCTCTGGACCTGTGTGTGAGAGCCGAGGGCCACAGGGGCCCGGCCTCCTCAGCCCTTCAGCAGAAGGGCCTGCCCAGTCATAAGTGCTCCTACTGCTCCCACTCCACCCACTACCTGGAGGTGTTGTGGATGCACCAGACTGTCGCCCATCGCATCAACAGCAGCGCCCTGGCCCCCAAATGGGCCCTCCTGAAGAATGGCTTCAAGGGCCCCCGAGAGGGCTCGTCCTCAAGGAGACGCACGGGCCCTCCTCCCGCTCTGGATGGGAGGGAGTGTCCCCCGTTGCCCCCTGTGGTGCGCACCCCACGCACACGCCCCCCATCGTTGAATGGGGGCCAGAAGAAAGACAGCAGGGACAGGGCAGCCAGTCAACCCagcacctcttcctcctcctccacacaagggtcctcctcctctgcctcaGGCCCCCAGAGTGTGCGGCCTCCCAGGGTAGGCAGCTGCAGACAGAGAGGCGAGGCTGTGCCGGATCAGGGCCAGCGCTCTCGCTCCAACTCTAGGCCCAGAGTGGAGATCTACCCACGGGGAGGCTGCTCGACCGGCTCCCTGGAGAAGAGCACTGCAGCCAGGGCTCCCCAGCGACCCTCAGCCCCTAGCCCCAGTGTCGGAGGAACCACCAGGCTGGTGGAAAGGTACATGTTGCCTCAGGAAGGCCTGGGATTCATGCTGTCCAGCAAACACGGCCTTGCAGAGTACAGCAGAGCCAGGAGCTCgcctcagccccagcccaagcccaGGAGCTCCCAGTCCCACAGCCAGTCTCACCCACAGTCCCAGGGCAGACCCAGGGCTGAGCGCCCAGCCCACAACACCACCACGGCAGGCCAGGGCTATGGAGCCTCCCACTCCCAGACACATGGGAGCGCCGTCCAGgtatcctccacctcctcctcgtcaGCCCAGCGTGCGGAGGTGAAACAGGAGGAGGCACGGGGGGTGGAGACACCAGAGCTGCCCATGGACATCCTGAGCTTCCTGAAGAGCTGCAACTCCAATGACCTGGCGACACTCTACCACCGCTGGGGTGCCGCCAACCCCCTACTGGACCCCACAG ggaTGCTGAGGCCTCTGGTTCGACAAGGGGAATATGGCTGCCAAGAGTGCGGGAAGAGCTTCAGTCAGCACAGTCACCTCCGCACACACATGAGATCCCACACAG GGGAGAGACCGTTCCGATGCCGCCTCTGCCCGTACCGAGCCTCTCAGAAAGGGAACCTGAAGACCCACGTCCAGAGTGTCCACCACGTACATTTCGACAACGCCCAGTACCCTGATTACAGACCACCGGGACTGGGCTGCGatcaggaggaggagcagggggactGGTTCTCACCCACCACCACCGACCCACCGCGACCTAATAACAGACCCACCAACGTGACATCCCCAGGGCCTAAGATAGAGCTAGAGACTCCATCCATATTCCCAGCCCCTCCCCACAGACAGCAGAGAGACCTGAGAGCTGTGTCAGAGACACCACCTGACAGAGTGACATCAGCGTGA